GTTTGATTTGAAGGTAGTAAAGCTTCTAAATCGACAGGTTCTTTTATGGCAATATCTTCTTCTGTTTCACTCTTTGGTAATACACCCCAAATGGATGCCAATGTTTCATTTTCTTTTCCTTCTTGAATCATTAAACCAAGGACGGCAAGCTCACCATTCGTATCTTGGTGTACTAGATGTAGTTCCATATCCAGGTGTTGACTATTGAATTGGTGCTCGCTTGGTGTATGGAAATGGAATTGAGCAAGTATGTATTCTTTTCCTTCAACTACAATGCTGTTGCTTGGTATTGCGGGGTTAGCCTGTATGGTAAGACCGGTATTGGTTATTGAAAAATCTGTTGGCTCATACTGAATTTCAACGTTTTCTAGTTTCTCACTTGTTTTAACCTGAGAGGATTCGATATTGATCGGTGATTGTTCATTTCCATTCATGCAGGCTGAGTATGAGGGATTCAATTCCCCCCAATGTTCAGGTCCTATTTCTTCTTCGTAAGACCATTGAGGAGTATGTGTGATATTTACCTCTGTTTCTTCGATTTCTTTCGTGTCAGTTACTTCTTTTTCGGGTGTAGCTGTTTCCGCTTGCGTCTCTTCTGAGCAAGCTCCTAATAATAAGCTTAACGATACAACTAAAAATGGATACACAATGTACTTTTTCATTTTTGGTAAATCCCCTTCTTCCTTATTTTTTATCTATTGCACATAAAATACACTACTAAAAGAATCGAAAAGTGCAAGACGATATTTACCAATATTGCACAAATTGCACAATGCAGTTAATAAATACTACTCGTTTATAAATGAAAACGAGTAAACATATGAATTATCACTTAGTGCTTAATGTTTATTTTTGGTTTTGATAAAAAGTCTCGTGTGTTTCGTGTTTGTAAGGTGCTGACTCAAAACTTCAATAAATTCTACAAAACACAACTTAAATAGGTATTGTCAAAAAGACCGAGAATAAAGTAGATGAATTATAAATGGGGTGTTAAGTGAATGGGTTAAGGAAAAAGAGTAAGAGAAAACAATAGCGCGGAATTTAGTAGACACATTTGTGTATTTCGCATGACTGCAAGATGATTAAAGGATTCCCATTCAGGAAATCCTTGTAGTTTATATAGAAGTTCTTTCTATTTTGTGATTCGATGCAGATTGAGTGGTGTGGATTTGCTTCCGTATTTTTACTAATTGTTCTGCTAAAGCATCTACACTTGTTAAAGTTGTGCTTTCTCCGAAAGAAATACGAATAAACTCTTTCGCTTTTTGCGGATCAACCTGTAACGCCATCATAGCTTTTGAAGAGGTTTGTTGGCCGACTTGGCAAGCGCTTCCTGTTGAAATGGCAAACCCATGGCGATTTAACTCGAGCATCATAAGTTGTCCTTCAACATTCGTGATGCGAAGACCTATGATTTGAGGCATTTGTATGTTCCGATCGTTGCAGTCATATACAGTGAAAAACTCCGGGTACTTCAAAATTTTTGTAAGAAAAGCGTCTCGAAATTTTGTGTGCTTTTCGTTTAATTCTTGCGGGTCTGTCAATTGTTTAGTCGCTGTAATGAATGCGGCAATTCCAGGAACATTGACAGTTCCGCCTTTAAATCCGGATTCATGGACTAAGCCTGGAAAGACCGGAATGATTCGATGTCGCGGGTGAATGTACGCGACGCCAACCCCTTTTGGACCATATGTTTTATGGGCAGAAATTGTCAAGCTATCAACACAATTTACAATCCGCGCTAAATCTATTTTTCCGAATGATTGAACACAATCACTATGAAGAAGAATCCCGTATTCTTTTACAATCTCGGAAATTTCCTCAAGTGGTTGAATGGTGCCAATCTCAGGATTTATATGTTGAACACTAACAAGAATTGTATTTGGTTTAATGGCTTTCTTGAATGTGTCCAAATTGATCAAGCCATCTTTAGTAAATGGAATTTTCGTTATGTCGAAGCCGTCTTCTTTTAAATATTCAAGCGCGGAATCGACTGATGGGTGTTCACCTAATGTTGTAATAATATGATTCCCTTTAGCTCTGTTTGCTTTTGCTAACGAAATAATAGAAAGTAAATTGCTCTCCGTACCACCAGAAGTAAAATAAACCCCCGCTGACTCTACATTGAGCATCGCCGCAAGTTCGGCACGGCAAAATTCTAGCATATTTTCAGCTTCCGTTCCGATTTCATGTAAACTACTCGTATTTCCAT
This genomic window from Sporosarcina sp. Marseille-Q4063 contains:
- a CDS encoding carbonic anhydrase, which translates into the protein MKKYIVYPFLVVSLSLLLGACSEETQAETATPEKEVTDTKEIEETEVNITHTPQWSYEEEIGPEHWGELNPSYSACMNGNEQSPINIESSQVKTSEKLENVEIQYEPTDFSITNTGLTIQANPAIPSNSIVVEGKEYILAQFHFHTPSEHQFNSQHLDMELHLVHQDTNGELAVLGLMIQEGKENETLASIWGVLPKSETEEDIAIKEPVDLEALLPSNQTSFHYNGSLTTPPCAEKVKWTVFEEPIEMSKEQIQAYQQIFPDNQRPVQPINEREIFGVN
- a CDS encoding IscS subfamily cysteine desulfurase, encoding MNYFDYAATTPLHPEAALVYTELSISCYGNTSSLHEIGTEAENMLEFCRAELAAMLNVESAGVYFTSGGTESNLLSIISLAKANRAKGNHIITTLGEHPSVDSALEYLKEDGFDITKIPFTKDGLINLDTFKKAIKPNTILVSVQHINPEIGTIQPLEEISEIVKEYGILLHSDCVQSFGKIDLARIVNCVDSLTISAHKTYGPKGVGVAYIHPRHRIIPVFPGLVHESGFKGGTVNVPGIAAFITATKQLTDPQELNEKHTKFRDAFLTKILKYPEFFTVYDCNDRNIQMPQIIGLRITNVEGQLMMLELNRHGFAISTGSACQVGQQTSSKAMMALQVDPQKAKEFIRISFGESTTLTSVDALAEQLVKIRKQIHTTQSASNHKIERTSI